A section of the Chryseobacterium ginsenosidimutans genome encodes:
- a CDS encoding putative quinol monooxygenase gives MKIYLTAIIKAKEKYRAEVLEVLQNMVKETQKEEAVELYTLHQGTEDKNQFVFYEIWKNEEGLEKHNQQPYIQAFGDLIDKKLQEKPQIYLTNII, from the coding sequence ATGAAAATTTATCTTACCGCAATTATAAAAGCCAAAGAAAAATATAGAGCCGAAGTATTGGAAGTTCTTCAAAATATGGTTAAAGAAACTCAAAAAGAAGAAGCCGTCGAATTGTACACACTTCATCAGGGAACTGAGGATAAAAATCAGTTCGTTTTCTACGAAATCTGGAAAAATGAGGAAGGTCTTGAGAAACATAATCAGCAACCTTATATTCAGGCTTTCGGAGATTTAATTGATAAAAAACTACAGGAAAAACCGCAAATTTATTTAACCAACATTATTTAA
- a CDS encoding type 1 glutamine amidotransferase domain-containing protein, which produces MKKKILFVVTSHDKKGDTGEDTGYYLGEVSHPWEVLHNAGYEIDFVSPKGGTPPVDGFDLKDPVNKEFWENKEYKNKIDHSLRPSEVNSNDYSTIFYAGGHGAMWDFADNTELSAIASKIYENGGIVAAVCHGPAGLVNIKLNNGKYLVDGKKINAFTNEEESEVKLTNVVPFLLEEKLKERGAKFEKSGLWQNHVVADHRVITGQNPQSAKSVGEAILQELNTKN; this is translated from the coding sequence ATGAAAAAGAAAATTTTATTTGTCGTTACAAGCCATGACAAGAAAGGGGACACCGGCGAAGACACCGGCTATTATCTTGGGGAAGTTTCGCATCCTTGGGAAGTTCTTCACAATGCAGGTTACGAAATCGATTTCGTAAGTCCGAAAGGTGGAACACCTCCTGTTGACGGATTTGATTTGAAAGACCCCGTAAACAAAGAATTCTGGGAAAATAAAGAATACAAAAATAAAATTGATCATTCTTTGAGACCTTCTGAAGTGAATTCAAATGATTATTCCACGATATTTTATGCGGGAGGCCATGGTGCGATGTGGGATTTTGCAGACAATACAGAATTATCAGCAATTGCTTCAAAAATTTATGAAAACGGAGGAATTGTAGCCGCAGTTTGTCACGGACCGGCCGGTTTGGTGAATATCAAATTAAATAATGGGAAATATTTGGTTGATGGCAAAAAAATCAATGCTTTCACCAATGAAGAAGAATCTGAAGTAAAACTGACAAATGTTGTTCCTTTTCTTTTGGAAGAAAAATTAAAAGAACGAGGCGCAAAATTTGAAAAATCAGGTCTTTGGCAGAATCATGTGGTGGCAGATCATAGAGTAATTACAGGACAAAATCCTCAGTCAGCAAAAAGTGTAGGTGAAGCCATTTTACAAGAATTGAACACAAAAAATTAA